Proteins encoded by one window of Podarcis muralis chromosome 11, rPodMur119.hap1.1, whole genome shotgun sequence:
- the IDNK gene encoding putative gluconokinase: protein MALQLVVMGVSGSGKSTVGSQLGDKLGWKFYDGDNYHPEENKKKMAAGIPLNDQDRIPWLCHLHDILRREQASGQNAILACSALKKMYRCILENRGTGGDRGHPEEHETPPSLNILFVHLAGPMSLIAKRLEKRKGHFMPPALLQSQFDTLEPPSPPEKSITVSLEKSASEIVSEIEEYIKNLNC from the exons ATGGCGCTGCAGCTGGTGGTCATGGGAGTGAGCGGCTCCGGGAA ATCAACTGTGGGCTCCCAGCTGGGAGATAAG CTCGGATGGAAATTCTATGATGGCGACAACTATCatccagaagaaaacaaaaagaaaatggccGCAGGAATACCTCTGAATGACCAG GACAGAATCCCATGGCTTTGCCACCTGCATGACATATTAAGGAG ggAACAAGCATCAGGACAGAATGCAATTTTAGCCTGCTCAGCCCTGAAAAAAATGTATAGATGCATTTTGGAAAACAGAGGGACTGGTGGTGACCGTGGTCACCCAGAGGAACATGAGACACCTCCATCACTAAATATCCTTTTTGTCCACTTAGCCGGCCCTATGAGCCTAATTGCTAAACGGCTGGAGAAAAGAAAGGGACATTTTATGCCACCTGCTCTACTCCAGTCTCAGTTTGATACTCTCGAACCTCCATCACCCCCAGAAAAGTCTATTACTGTCAGTTTAGAAAAGTCCGCTTCAGAAATTGTATCTGAAATCGAAGAATATATTAAAAACTTGAATTGTTAA